The genomic window TCATATGCTCTTATTCTTTCTTCATATTGTGGCTCGTCTTCTTTTTCTTGGTGGCCCTCGGAGTTGTTGGTTTCGGGAAAGTCTACATATTGATTGCCCATTAATCCTCCAATTCTCCTATATGTAGCAATTACCAGACTTGTTATAAAACCCCAGATTGAGTATATACAGGAACACCATGGAGAGTGGCGGTTTGCCTCAGACGTTGCATGTTGCTCAGCTGCGCATTTATTCTGATAGGTGTTACTTATCATGTCCTCTTTGTGCTCTTCCAGTCTTTTCTGCAGCTCCTCAAGTGCCTtgtgcttctcctcctccactttAATCTGACTCTCCAAGTTCCAGATTTCCTCTTCCAGGTGACAACGTTTCCTCAAGACCTTTTTGGTCATCTTCAAGCTTTGCGGTTCCAATTTATCTAAAGCCTGAAAAAACTCTCTGAAGCTCTCTGCTCCATTATCCCAGGCTTTTTTATATGTTTCTTCGTATTCCTTAGCAAACGTCTGAAGAGGAAGGTtgttgaacaggaagtgaacaggGTCATTATTTTCATCTTTGAGGAAAGGTACACCAGACTCAGAAACTAGCTGAAGAGCTAGAGGTGGCATCCAGTCTGAGAAGGTGATGAGAATCATGAAGTTTTTCTCCATGTTCTTCCCGAAGATAGACAGAATGGCATCAAAGATGTATTTCTGGCTGGGACTTAGGCGAAATTGAGATGCCTTCACTATGAGGCAAACTGCATCTATTTGTTGAACAT from Anguilla anguilla isolate fAngAng1 chromosome 8, fAngAng1.pri, whole genome shotgun sequence includes these protein-coding regions:
- the LOC118234297 gene encoding uncharacterized protein LOC118234297, giving the protein MAQSHTSYSTTREEVTSKWSDVMKNSVQIATEPKQTYLLNTAKIPDGAARRYTFGRKDPNKRKRTIMMVGEIGTGKSALINMMVNYMLGVKWEDKIRFKIIPDESKIPQTESQATVVTAYEIFGLEELSVPFSLTVIDTPGLDKDKNIAQNLYTFLESLRDVQQIDAVCLIVKASQFRLSPSQKYIFDAILSIFGKNMEKNFMILITFSDWMPPLALQLVSESGVPFLKDENNDPVHFLFNNLPLQTFAKEYEETYKKAWDNGAESFREFFQALDKLEPQSLKMTKKVLRKRCHLEEEIWNLESQIKVEEEKHKALEELQKRLEEHKEDMISNTYQNKCAAEQHATSEANRHSPWCSCIYSIWGFITSLVIATYRRIGGLMGNQYVDFPETNNSEGHQEKEDEPQYEERIRAYEDQKRLKELMESCYRSVLELEQLALKFDSGSTPQSVLRLIEMLRENKDMEKAETLQMMLKTV